A part of Leifsonia xyli subsp. xyli str. CTCB07 genomic DNA contains:
- the ppa gene encoding inorganic diphosphatase — MTAYDVVIEIPKGSRNKYEVDHETGRVYLDRVLFTAFVYPADYGFFENTLGDDGDPLDVLVLLEYPVFPGVGIKVRPVGVLKMSDEAGGDAKIIAVQHKDPRWQHIQDVNDIPEYTRKEIEHFFARYKDLEPGKFVTIEGWGDAAEAEKIVQAGFANLEAQGH; from the coding sequence ATGACCGCATACGACGTCGTCATCGAAATCCCCAAAGGGAGCCGCAACAAATACGAAGTGGATCACGAGACCGGCCGCGTCTACCTCGACCGCGTGCTGTTCACGGCCTTCGTCTACCCGGCGGACTACGGCTTCTTCGAGAACACACTGGGCGACGACGGGGACCCGCTGGACGTCCTCGTTCTTCTCGAATACCCGGTCTTCCCCGGTGTCGGCATCAAGGTGCGCCCGGTCGGCGTGCTGAAGATGTCGGACGAGGCCGGCGGCGACGCGAAGATCATCGCCGTCCAGCACAAGGACCCGCGCTGGCAGCACATCCAGGATGTGAACGATATCCCGGAGTACACCCGCAAAGAGATCGAGCACTTCTTCGCCCGCTACAAGGACCTCGAACCGGGCAAGTTCGTGACCATCGAGGGCTGGGGCGACGCGGCCGAGGCCGAGA